From Canis lupus baileyi chromosome 16, mCanLup2.hap1, whole genome shotgun sequence:
CGCCCACCTGGTCGAAGAGGTAGACGGTGACGTCGTCGAAGAAGGACACGGCTTTCTTCTTGCGCTCCAGGTCCTCGCAGAAGGCCTCGGACAGCAGGCTGGGCATCTTGAGCAGACTGCGCAGCTTGCGCGCGCCCTGGCTCTCGGCCACCACCACGGGCACCGGGGGCGCCTCCTCCTCGCTGTCCTCGCTGGGCTCCTGGATGCTGTAGCAGCGCAGCTCCTCGTCGGACTCGTCGCTGTCCTcgctgtcctcctcctcctcctccggccGGCCCTCCGCGGCCGCGGGCAGTGCGGGCAAGGCCAAGCCGAGCGGGGTCCTGGGGGCGCCGGGGCCCCCCGTCCGTCCCTGCTGGGCCTCCTGGAGGTCAGGGCGGGGGCTCTCGGAGCTCAGCGGGACTGGGGTCAGCTGGAAAACCTTGGGGCGCCCGGGGCtgagccctggagcccagggaggctCCAGTCTGGGGCTCTCCGGGCAGGTGCTCTGCTCCGGAAACGCGTCCTCCGGCGGCAGCAGTCGCAGGGGCGGCAcctccctggggccagggccctgtgtccccccaggcaccccagactcAGGCGAGGGCTGTGCAGACTGCAGCCCAGGGCTCTCCAGATCCAGTTCTAGCCTGGAGGCCAGGGCACCTCCTCCCTTCTCCGGGGGGCCCGAACTGGCCTCGGGATCTGTGTCGAGGTCCGAAAAGTAGGCTGAGTCACGGTAGGGGttcttctccccaaagccgccgaGGGAGGTGGGGAGCTGAGTCTTGGGCCCGGGGCTCTCACCCTCGGAGACCAGCTCCCCAAAGGCCTCGGGCTCACACGGCTCGTGTGCCTCCTTGAGCACGAACTCCGGGGACTCATAGTTCTCCGTGTCATAGCCACTGTCCAGAGCTCGGGGCTGCCCGCCGGGAGTGCCAGTGACCGACGGGCTGAAGACCTCGCAGCCACCGCCATCGCTGGCAGAAGATGGGATATCCAGGGAGTCTACGGAGTCAGGGGTCCCCACCTGCTTCTGCAGGGAGCAGAAGGCCGGCGTCACATCCAGCTTCCCCGCAGGTGGGCCATCGCTGGACAAGTCCGTGAAGACGCCGGAAGTGGCCTCTGTTGTGTCCTCATCCTCTCTGACTGGCGCCTCCAGCCCAGGGGAACCAGTGCGGCTCTCTGGGCTCGGGGCTACCTCAGGGGCAGTCTCCCAGCTGCCAGCAGGCAGGGGCAAGGCAGGCAGGGTGGCGAGGGCACCAGCCTCCTCGGCAGGCAGCAGGGCTCCCTCTTGGGATGGGGCTGGGATGGAGGGAAGGGGTCGCTGAGCTCTGctggagccctcggcctcctcaGCAAGCCTGGGCTCTGTCTGGGGGCTGTCAccccagcccacagccccctGTGTCCAGGACGAGGTCaccaggcaggtggcaggtgccAGGCCCCCAGCAGGACACAGATGAGGGGGGCCAAGGCAGCGGCCTAGCTCCAGGCCAGAGGAGGCCCCCTGCAGCCTGAGGAGAGGCTCTCTGGCGTCCTCCAGGGCCAGGGGGCGTGCCAGCTCAGGGACAGCCTGTAGGGCGTGTTCTGCGCCCGGGCAACAGCCCATGCAGCCCCCCACACATCCCGGGGCCCAGGGGCCTGGTGCTCGGCTGCCACTGTTGTTATTGGCGGACACGTTGGAACTCCAGTGCCTGAGCTGGGCGGCCCTGCATGCCTcggcctcccccacctcctccccacccggGGACGGCCGAGCCCCAGAGCTTCCCGAGGGGGACGTGCCCAATGGGTCCTCCAAGAAGGGTGGGCAGAAGGCAGCCGCGCCCCAGTCGGTGTCCTCCTCCCCAGGCTGTGCCAACCCGAGGGTCCCCGGTGATGGCGAGCCCAGCGGGCAGGGCGGGTCTCGGGCATGGCTCCCCCGCCCATAGTAGTCACAGTGGCCCCAGGACCCCTCAGCGGGCGGCTCGTGGCCCAACAGCGGCTCCATGGCCAACGAGGCGGCAGTGCTGCCCTCTGAGTCATTGTCCTGGTCACCGGCGTCGGGGAGCAGGTCCGCGGCgagggggctgggggtgcagccAGCGCAGTCAGGCTCGTGGCCGGCGGCGGGTGTGGGCTCCTCCAGCCGGATGAAGTACTCGCTACCCAGTGAGGGGCTGTGCGCACTGAGCACGGGCACCACGCCGGGGGGCGCGCCGTCAGGGGCACAGAGCTCCAGGCGCGAGGCGCGGCCGGGGCTCCCCGCACCCCCGGGCGGGGGGAATGCCTCGGCGCCGCGGCCCGCTTCCCACTTGTACTCGAAGTTGAGGCCGCGGCTGGTCTCGGTCACGGTCAGCACGTCATCCCCATCCGCGTGGAAGCCGTCGCCCGCGAACTGTTCCAGCAGCGGGAAGGACGAGGTGGCCGCGAGCTCGCCCGCGCCCCCCAGAGCCAGGCCGGCCAGCCCGGggcccccgccacccccacccggCCGCAGGGAGCGCCAGCGCTGCTCAAACTCCTCCTCCGCCTCAGTGGCGCCCTTGGCACAGAGGTACGACAGCAGCAGGTGCACCTCCTCGGCCGTGGGCCGCTGCTCAGGCTGCAGCCAACAGAACTGCATCACCTCGTACCTGCGCGGAGGGAGGCCCAGGGCTCAGGCCCTGCCCGCGCGCCCGcccacctgctgccccagggcACCGCCAGCCTGGACGCCAGTCCCCGCCGGGACAAGTGGAGCGGCCCTCTGCACCAAGGTCTGGGGCCTCTCctcctacccagaatcccccaaGGACAGGGAAGAGAGCCTCCAGCTCACTCCCAGACACCCCAACTCTCCCAAAGTGGTGGGCACAGGGCTCTCCCCTTAGTTCGCCCCCACCCTGGCCGCAGGTGCGTTTGTGTTTTGGGTAAAGAGACCACTTGGGCCGTGGGCACAGGACAGGGCCCAGAGGTCAGTGCTGGGCAGAGGGGGAGCTGGCGTGAGCTGGAAACCCAGGCCGTCAGACTCGGTCTCGCCCCTCCGGCTGGGGACGCTCCACCCAGCCTGGCATCCCAGGGTCCTCACCAGCGGTCAGACAGAGTCAGCTGCAGCTGGGGCTTGGGAAGCTTGAGCTGCTGCTCCCGGACAGCGTAAGCCAGCACCTGCCGGTCTGAGTGGTGCGGGTAGGGCTGCGCACCCAGCTCGAAGAGCTCCCAGATGGTCACGCCCAGGGACCTGCGGAGACGACGGCCCTCAGAGGGGGCTGGCGTGGCTGCCCGGGGTCTCAGAGCCTCGGCCACCACAGGGCAGCTCCTGTCATCCCGCCAGCATCCTACGGACGCCCCTCCCAAAGGGTAGCACGGTCCTTGGGTAAACTGGCAGGATGCACGACCCGGCCAGGCCCAAGGCGGCGCCCAGGTCACCCAGGCAAATAAAAGCCACGCCGGCCTTTCCCCAAACCCAAGTCCATTCACTTGTCGATCTGTTCACTGCCGCGGTGAAGGCTGGACACTGCACCAGGGGTTGGAGCGACCCGGTGAGGCTCCTGGTGCTAGGGGCCCGGTGATGGCAGAGGGGGGTCTAGGTCCACAACACGCATGGGCCCAGGGAGTGGGCAGGGGCGGCCGCAGCCTCCAGGGCTGGGAAATGGCACCTGGGTTCCTTCCGTGGTCCTTCCCCCAGCTTCCAGGCCCAGGCTGACCCCAGAGACCCAGAGCATAAGGAACAGAGAAGTCGGGCGGCCCGAAGCAGAGCCACCCAGAGGACCCCAGTCAGGATGGGCCGGCAGGGGACAGGGGTGCAGTGCTGATGCACTAGGGGAAACGCCCCGGGGTGCTCAGGAAGGGGGGGGTCCATGGGTCCAGGCTCTGAGCACTcaatgggagcagagggaggccaGACAGGCCCCGGGAGCTACAGGCTGGCAGGGTGCAAGGGAgaggtggagaaggaagaggggaccACTGTGCCAGAGCCTCTGGCAGCTGCAGTCCCAGGTCTGCGTGCCCCTCTGTGCCCCGCCCGGTGCCGGGTGctcagggaggaggggggctcCAGACTACAGACAGGAGAGCCCGGCCTGCTCGCAGACAGCGGGGGCCACGCTGAGGCCCCGTCTCAGTCCCGGTGGCCTCCCCACCTGAACGTGTGCTCGGGCCTGGGGTCTGTGGGTGTCCGTGGATCTGGGAGGGGCAGGACCGTGGGCTACAGGTGGCCCAGCAGCCCCGCCAGCTCCCCGGGGGGCCATGGAGAGGTGAGGTGGGCAGATGAGCAGGTCATCCCACGTCTCTGCCCCCTGGAACCCGGCAGGCCCCGCGTCCTGGCCGGACACGCACCCACACACCAGGGCCTGGCGGCCTCGGGGTCTCCCTAGGCGTGTCCTCCAGCGCCGCCGACCCCCCACTCACCACACGTTGCTGGCCTTGGTCTGGTCCACCACCAGCAGGTTGCAGTGAACCTCGTCCACCAGCTCGGGTGCGATCCAGCGCAGTGGCACCCACAGCTGGTCGGCGGTCACGAAGTAGTCCTCCTGCGGCGCAGGGGCGGCGTTACCCGGGGGCGCCGGGCGGCTGGCCCTGCCCCCCACGCGGCCCCGCGCTCTTACTCTGTATTTGCCGTGGGACAGGCCGTAGTCGCCGATCTTCACCGTCAGGTCAGCCGCAAGCAGGCAGTTCCTCAGGGCCAGGTCGCTAGAGGGCGGGAGGGTGTGGGTCAGCGGCAGGGCCCGTGGGGGGcagcggggccgcggggcgggccgCGTGTCCCCGAGGCCTTGTCGCTCACGAGCGGGTGGGAAGGGGCATCTGAGAGGCAGCCTGTCCCCCCAGCTGCCCCGagccccctccctggcccagcACTGGGCGCCCCGGGGGCCCACGGGGACGGGCCGCACACGCTACACCACAGACAAGGAaaatgaggcccagggagggcggGAGCACGCACGGGGGCCCGGACGGCCCTGCTGGAGCCCCTCCCTCCTGACCCCTGCTGTTGTCCTGGCTTCCGACCCcctgcccactgagccacccctcgggagccagccagccagggacACCGCAGGCTTTCTTCCCGCCCGCTCCACCCTCCCCCTCGGCAACCGGCACCCTGGGGTCTGAGCAGCCCAGGGCATCCGGGCCCGGCCCTGCTCACACGGGGCTgggcccctcctggcccaggacaGGGTAGGGGTAGGAGTGCCCCCCTGGAGCACGGCGGGCCCAGGGCTGCGGACCTCCCCCCAACCTGCTCGGGGGCCACAGGGTGTGGGGGGCATGGGCCCCTACGGCAAAGGTGGGGTCAGCGCACATCCACCGGGGGCCACAGACGGGCCCGCGCCTGTGGGGCGTGCGGGTGCTTGGGCCCCCTGGGTGGGCCCGGCGGGCAGGTCGGGAGGCTGGCAGCTGCCCTCTTCAACAAAATCACTGATGCTGGAGTTGCATGTGTCATCACTCAGCACCAGGATATTGTTGGGGAGGACGGCCCGTGCGGCGTCCGGGGCCGGTGGGCCGTTTGTCCATCGCCACTTCTTCTGGCACGTCCCCCTGGGCTGGGCACCCTGGTCCATCTTTCTGACTTCCAGGGCCAGGGTGGGAAGCAGAACAGAGCCATCCCTCCCCCGGGGCCTAGGGATCCAGAGGCCAGCAAGGGCCAGTGTGGGGCCACCCCAGGGACGGTGGATGGGCCTTGGGCCCTGCCTGTGCTCGCCCGGGCCAGCCTGACGTCCTGCAGAAGCAGGTCCCCACCCCGCGCCCCGTCTGTCTGGTCTTCATTAAAGCACCATGGTCCCTAAAGGCTGAATAAAGATGGACCAGCTAGCCTCACACAGCCCCAAGACGGGAACCCAGGGCCCCTCGGCGCGAGGGCAAGAGCCGCCCTGAGCCCCACGGGGACGCCCGGAGAGCCGGCACCCTGCCCCGCCCTCACCTGTGCACGTAGTTGTTGCGATGCAGGTGTAGGACCCCACAGGCCACCTCACAGGCCATGCGCTGCAGGGTCAGGGGGTCAGGCGCCATGGACTCTGCCACCCGGCAGCTCCGCAGATACCCCTTGAGGTCCCCCTGCCAAGAAAGGCGGCACCGTCATGCGCCGATCGGGGCGGGCACCCCGGccagccccccaggcgcccctcccccccagggccTGGTGGCCGCACAGCCATCCCACAGCCACGAGGTCTGCCCCAGTGGCCTGCTCGCGGGAGGACAACCCCACGGGTGGAGGGCCCGGGGCCACAGGAGCATGCCCCGTGTACCGCCCTGGGGCCCATGTGCTCGCCACCTCACTGCTGGCCCAGGGCAGACGACCCGAGCATCAGCGGGCACAGCCTTGACCTGCGGACACCGCCCGGCTCCAGCAAGGGCCCAGCCGCTGGGGAAGCCGGAGGTCACAGCTACGGCCCAGAGTCGTCCAGAAACCAGACTGGCagacggggcggggggagggggggggggagcctgcAGCACGCCTGGAGCCACGGGGGGCGAGGGCAGccaaggtcacgccctgggaGGAACATGGGCCACGTGAGGCCCAGGACGCAGAGGTGAGGGCTTGCAGGAAAGCGTCCTAACTGAGCGGGACAGGCGGCGGGGCCCAGACGCAGCGGGACGTGGTGGGCATGCGCCCCGGCCCGCTCAGGGAGCAGGGGATGGAGGCGGGAGCGGCCACTCACCATGGGGCAGAACTCCATCACCAGCAGGTAGGGCGTCACCTCCGCGCACTGGGCCAGGCACTGGAGCAGGTTGCTGTGCTGCAGGGCCCTGCAGGAGCCAACAGGCTGCCCCCCTGACTCGAACTCAGGCCaggagggggcgggcgggcggggaggggggctggctctgcaggggtaggggaggagcagggacagCACAGAGCTTGCCTTTGTTCACAGGGCCCCGTGCCCGGCAGCCCCCGCCTGCCACCGCCCGGCCCCAGGTGCCACCCACCTGTAGGGCTGAGCCTCCTCCAGGAACTGCATCTGCTCCTGCACGCTGGCGCTCGCCTTCAGCTCCTTCACCACCACCTGGGTGCTGCTGATGCCCGAGTTCACCTCCCCGAGGAACACCTGTGGGGGCAGGCGTCACGGCGGCCCTGTCCTTCCTCGCTCCCCCCGAGCCCCGACCTGGAAGCCTTGCTTTACTCATCTGCAGAAGGGGCTCTGGGCCCCTCCTGGGGGAACCCTCCCGGCTGTAACATCCTCCCTTTCGTGCTCATCCCAAGGCCCCGGCTGTTCCGGCTCTCTCTGGGGGTCCGCAGGGAGGAAGTGGGGATCCCCAGGCTGGGGATCGGGGAGCAGCCAGGACCAAGACCCCGCGCCGCCCCCAACCCGGCGCTCCCAGGGCGCCTCCCAGCATCTGACACCAGGACTTGCCCGGAAGGGACGCCCCCGGGAGGGGGTCTCCATCCTGCCCCTGTGCCTGCCGGGCAGGAGACTGGCCCCCGGCGTCAGCGCGCACCAGCCCGCCCCCGGGGTCAGCCACTCACCTTCCCGAACCAGCCGTGGCCAACCTCCTCCAGGTACAGGAGGCTGTGGCGGCCTAGGTCCGTGGACTTGAGCAGCTGCACTGTAACAGGGCAGGGGGCTCAGGAACCCCGGCTCGGGCTGTCAGCGCCCCCATCTGCCCTTCCCGGGGCTGCCCACTcagcacctgccctcagcccccCAGCGCCGGGGCCACAGCTGGGGGGCTGCCATCAGGAGCAGGATGCCTGCTGCCCAGGAGAGCTGTGGACCTGCGAGCTGCATCCGGGCATCTTTCTGGATGGGTCTGGGAAGGCTGGTCCCCAAACTACAGGGACAAGCCGCAAAGACAGCAGGGCCTGGAGCCAAGACCAGTGCGTGGGCAATGCCAGGCAGGCGGGATGGCCGGGGCCAAGCCCATGGGGAGGAGGGCCCTGGAGCCGCCCGTCCCCTCACCCCTGCCGCAGGCTGGCATTCCAGCACCAGGCACACCAAAGGCTCCTTTGTTGGGGGCTGCTTGGCACAGCCGTGCACGGAACACACTGGGCCCATTCTCCTGCAGCCTCGCTGGGTGAGGTCAGCAGGGAGGAAGGGTCAGCGGGGGCCCTGGAGGATGGGCCACGGCTGCCGAGCCCACTCACACCCTGTCCCCCGAGGGATTCCCCGAATTCTGCTCCCACGCCAACCGCCCTGAGGGCCCAGGGGACAGGGCTGGGCCGAGGATGCCAGGAGAGCCCCGGGGATGGGGGGCGGCTCCCAGGGAACACGGACCTTGACGCTAAGCAGAATTTAGGGTGGGGAGGGTCCCACTGGGGCTCGAGCCTCGGGGGTCCTCCCCCTGCACTGTCTTCCTCCATTTACAGTCTCAACAGGTGGCACCTGCTACTCGGGTTTTCAGCCTTGACCTCCGGGGGGGGCTGCCCCCCGACATCACCTCCCCAGACACGGGGTATCCTGCAGATCTGAGACATGGGCTATGGAAATGGAGAAAGCAAGCAATCGCTGCTCTCTCTGGTCTCTGCTCCCACCCTCAGGGACAGCCCCCCGAGCGGGGGGAGAAGCCACGTCTCAAAGATCCTTCGAGGTCCCAGACACTGTGTGCATGTGACAGGCCCGGGCTGGGGGTAGGTGACCCCTGGCTCCCCACCAGCCACAGTGTCCAGGCCAGCACAGCTGAGAGAGCCCCGGGGCCATCCAGGAAGGCCAGGGGAGCGTCCTACAGCAGGGGGCCTACCCTCTGGAGTTTGCGGGGGGCACatgcctctgagcctcagccctGGCTCCTGCCTAACCGGTGACCTCTCCTCCAGGAGACACGGACTGGAGGGTGGGCTGTGACACCCATGGAAACCCGGGCCCTAGGGCCGGCAGCTGGGGGCCCACAGGGTTGCTCTGAGGACTCAGCACCTTGGGGGTCCCCAGCCCTCAAAGAAGTCTGGGCTTCACAGTGGGCAGCCTCGTGGTCATGGGCCTGCCAAGGCCTGGAACAGAACAGGGATGGGCCTGCTCATCACCCCTCAGGGCCTGACACCCTTTCCTCGTGCCCCTGGAGGAGCGGAGGGTGGTGGGCACGGCCCTGCCTCGGAGCCCGCAGGGACTGAGGTCAAGCTGCCTCGGAGGTGGGGGTCAGCGCGGGACCTCCCCCTACAGACCCGGACACGACCAGTGGTGCCCACAGCACCAGCCTCAGGCAGATGGGTTTGAAGCCCAGCTTGGATGTTGACCTCTAACCTTTCCAGCCTGAACTCACATCTGTCCTGTGGGTGCTCGCCCTGGGGGGGACCCCAGGACGGGGAACTAACGGGACACAGGGCAAGGGGGCCACGGAAGAGGCCCTgctgctcctgcccccaccccaaggcctGAGTGAAAGGCCCATTCACGAGCCCGCCCACGGAGGGGCCCCGACAAGCCCCTCCTCCCTGAGTAGGTGGGCCCTGCCCACTGGGCACAATGGGGCCCATGTCCCTGCTGGCCTCAGGGGGTCGTGTGGGGGCAGCCATCCTGGGACAGCCGGGGAGCCCCTCCTCCCAGCACACGGGTAGCCCATCGCAGGACCAGGCCCACAGCTTCCTCGCCCCTGTGGCCCGAGCTGCCCCTCTGCACAGCAGCCCCCGGGGGGCGGGCAGGAGGCCGACCCAAGCCTGTCCGCGGTGCCCCAGGTCCCACCAGAAGGGGGCACCTACcagccctctcctgcctctcccctcctgagCCCAGAGGCCAGGCTGGACCCCGGAGTCACACGGGTGCGCACCACCCGGCCTCTCCGGGGGGGGCCACTCACCTGAGCGCCCCGGCTGCTTGGCCATGGGCAGGGAGACCTCGGTGAGTGGCAGGACGTACACGTCTGGCCCGTTCTGAGCCCCTGTCGCAGGGGACCCCTGTGCCGAGAAGCCCGCGGCGTACTCCTCCCCCTCGGCATTCTCAAACTCCTGCGGCGGTAGGTGGGCGCCCGCTGGCAGTGACTCCAGGGCTCCGGGGacggggggcagggcaggggcaagggGTGCAGGCCAGGCTCGGCAAGCACCGAGCTCTCCGCTCCTTCTGGAGCCGGAGGTGGAGCAGGCTGGGGGCCTGACCAAGGTGGGGCACCTGCCAGCTCCCCCCACCTTCCCAGTCCTCGGGCAGGGaactcccccactccccccagctGCCCGGGCACTAGGGGACCAGACAGCTTTGTTTTGTGTTGGCCGGAGGGGAGGGTGATTCTCCTCCCAGAGGCCTGGGGGGGGCCTCAAGCATGGGTGCCCGGAGCCCCAGGCCGGCTGCCCCTGCCCATCCGGTTGGTCAGCCCCCCAACCCTCTTTGCGCCCCCACTCCCCCCAGCAGCCTGTGATCCCAACTTCGAGGTcagggctggggagcagggacAGGGGCCCCGTCAGCCTGCCCACCCTGCCCCTTCCACAAGCTGCATTCCTGAGGGCCCGGAACAGGGAGCCCACCCCCCAGGCTGCAGGCCTAGGCCAGGCTCCCTGCCACCTTCTGCAGCCACCTGCCTGCGGGCCGCCCTGGACCTCGACCCAGGAGGGCCTTCCTCTGTTCCGGGGGCTCCTGAAGAGCCTGGCCCAGCcgtggcagcctgggtggggagCGGGGGGCCCTACCTGGCCGGCCTGCTATTTGGAAATGCAGCTGCTGCACCTGTCGGTGGAGAAGCCCCTCCCCCGGGTCCAGAGCGCACTCCAGAGCAGAGCCAGAGGCTCAGGAATCCCCTCCTACAGAAACAAGAGCAGCTCCCACCCCTGGAGCCCACAAGCCCACTGCCCAGGTGGgtagactgaggcccagagcacaGCCCCTATGTGGGCAGGTGGCTGGACCGGCAGCCAGGCGGCCTAGGTTCTTCCTTTGGCCCTTCGTGCCCCCGGGGACCCTCCTTCGTCCCCGAAGCCCACTGCAGGCAACCCTAGTCCTGGTACCGACCCAGAGAGGACAGAGCCTGGGGACAGCAGGAAGCATCCCCTGCGATGCCTCCCCTTCCCAGGGCCCATGAGCCctccctgggggccctggggtaCCCACTGCAGCCCCATCC
This genomic window contains:
- the AATK gene encoding serine/threonine-protein kinase LMTK1 isoform X2 gives rise to the protein MSSSFFNPSFAFSSHFDPDGAPLSELSWSSSLAVVAVSFSGLFTVIALMLACLCCKKGGIGFKEFENAEGEEYAAGFSAQGSPATGAQNGPDVYVLPLTEVSLPMAKQPGRSVQLLKSTDLGRHSLLYLEEVGHGWFGKVFLGEVNSGISSTQVVVKELKASASVQEQMQFLEEAQPYRALQHSNLLQCLAQCAEVTPYLLVMEFCPMGDLKGYLRSCRVAESMAPDPLTLQRMACEVACGVLHLHRNNYVHSDLALRNCLLAADLTVKIGDYGLSHGKYREDYFVTADQLWVPLRWIAPELVDEVHCNLLVVDQTKASNVWSLGVTIWELFELGAQPYPHHSDRQVLAYAVREQQLKLPKPQLQLTLSDRWYEVMQFCWLQPEQRPTAEEVHLLLSYLCAKGATEAEEEFEQRWRSLRPGGGGGGPGLAGLALGGAGELAATSSFPLLEQFAGDGFHADGDDVLTVTETSRGLNFEYKWEAGRGAEAFPPPGGAGSPGRASRLELCAPDGAPPGVVPVLSAHSPSLGSEYFIRLEEPTPAAGHEPDCAGCTPSPLAADLLPDAGDQDNDSEGSTAASLAMEPLLGHEPPAEGSWGHCDYYGRGSHARDPPCPLGSPSPGTLGLAQPGEEDTDWGAAAFCPPFLEDPLGTSPSGSSGARPSPGGEEVGEAEACRAAQLRHWSSNVSANNNSGSRAPGPWAPGCVGGCMGCCPGAEHALQAVPELARPLALEDAREPLLRLQGASSGLELGRCLGPPHLCPAGGLAPATCLVTSSWTQGAVGWGDSPQTEPRLAEEAEGSSRAQRPLPSIPAPSQEGALLPAEEAGALATLPALPLPAGSWETAPEVAPSPESRTGSPGLEAPVREDEDTTEATSGVFTDLSSDGPPAGKLDVTPAFCSLQKQVGTPDSVDSLDIPSSASDGGGCEVFSPSVTGTPGGQPRALDSGYDTENYESPEFVLKEAHEPCEPEAFGELVSEGESPGPKTQLPTSLGGFGEKNPYRDSAYFSDLDTDPEASSGPPEKGGGALASRLELDLESPGLQSAQPSPESGVPGGTQGPGPREVPPLRLLPPEDAFPEQSTCPESPRLEPPWAPGLSPGRPKVFQLTPVPLSSESPRPDLQEAQQGRTGGPGAPRTPLGLALPALPAAAEGRPEEEEEDSEDSDESDEELRCYSIQEPSEDSEEEAPPVPVVVAESQGARKLRSLLKMPSLLSEAFCEDLERKKKAVSFFDDVTVYLFDQESPTRELGEPFPGAKESPPAFPAGSPHAPGAPARPPRADTAPDGSAAEEGGGLAWGDGFPRGAVPEAAPPAAPPAAPPAAPPKPAAPGPFSRFTVSPAPASRFSITHVSDSDAGPVGGPVAGAGGSCEEA
- the AATK gene encoding serine/threonine-protein kinase LMTK1 isoform X3, translated to MQFLEEAQPYRALQHSNLLQCLAQCAEVTPYLLVMEFCPMGDLKGYLRSCRVAESMAPDPLTLQRMACEVACGVLHLHRNNYVHSDLALRNCLLAADLTVKIGDYGLSHGKYREDYFVTADQLWVPLRWIAPELVDEVHCNLLVVDQTKASNVWSLGVTIWELFELGAQPYPHHSDRQVLAYAVREQQLKLPKPQLQLTLSDRWYEVMQFCWLQPEQRPTAEEVHLLLSYLCAKGATEAEEEFEQRWRSLRPGGGGGGPGLAGLALGGAGELAATSSFPLLEQFAGDGFHADGDDVLTVTETSRGLNFEYKWEAGRGAEAFPPPGGAGSPGRASRLELCAPDGAPPGVVPVLSAHSPSLGSEYFIRLEEPTPAAGHEPDCAGCTPSPLAADLLPDAGDQDNDSEGSTAASLAMEPLLGHEPPAEGSWGHCDYYGRGSHARDPPCPLGSPSPGTLGLAQPGEEDTDWGAAAFCPPFLEDPLGTSPSGSSGARPSPGGEEVGEAEACRAAQLRHWSSNVSANNNSGSRAPGPWAPGCVGGCMGCCPGAEHALQAVPELARPLALEDAREPLLRLQGASSGLELGRCLGPPHLCPAGGLAPATCLVTSSWTQGAVGWGDSPQTEPRLAEEAEGSSRAQRPLPSIPAPSQEGALLPAEEAGALATLPALPLPAGSWETAPEVAPSPESRTGSPGLEAPVREDEDTTEATSGVFTDLSSDGPPAGKLDVTPAFCSLQKQVGTPDSVDSLDIPSSASDGGGCEVFSPSVTGTPGGQPRALDSGYDTENYESPEFVLKEAHEPCEPEAFGELVSEGESPGPKTQLPTSLGGFGEKNPYRDSAYFSDLDTDPEASSGPPEKGGGALASRLELDLESPGLQSAQPSPESGVPGGTQGPGPREVPPLRLLPPEDAFPEQSTCPESPRLEPPWAPGLSPGRPKVFQLTPVPLSSESPRPDLQEAQQGRTGGPGAPRTPLGLALPALPAAAEGRPEEEEEDSEDSDESDEELRCYSIQEPSEDSEEEAPPVPVVVAESQGARKLRSLLKMPSLLSEAFCEDLERKKKAVSFFDDVTVYLFDQESPTRELGEPFPGAKESPPAFPAGSPHAPGAPARPPRADTAPDGSAAEEGGGLAWGDGFPRGAVPEAAPPAAPPAAPPAAPPKPAAPGPFSRFTVSPAPASRFSITHVSDSDAGPVGGPVAGAGGSCEEA
- the AATK gene encoding serine/threonine-protein kinase LMTK1 isoform X1; translation: MEINPLGTLSPAAEGAAGGRAPAAGRRAGRGAGTWQGWARRAGRVSGDASGTDGAPLSELSWSSSLAVVAVSFSGLFTVIALMLACLCCKKGGIGFKEFENAEGEEYAAGFSAQGSPATGAQNGPDVYVLPLTEVSLPMAKQPGRSVQLLKSTDLGRHSLLYLEEVGHGWFGKVFLGEVNSGISSTQVVVKELKASASVQEQMQFLEEAQPYRALQHSNLLQCLAQCAEVTPYLLVMEFCPMGDLKGYLRSCRVAESMAPDPLTLQRMACEVACGVLHLHRNNYVHSDLALRNCLLAADLTVKIGDYGLSHGKYREDYFVTADQLWVPLRWIAPELVDEVHCNLLVVDQTKASNVWSLGVTIWELFELGAQPYPHHSDRQVLAYAVREQQLKLPKPQLQLTLSDRWYEVMQFCWLQPEQRPTAEEVHLLLSYLCAKGATEAEEEFEQRWRSLRPGGGGGGPGLAGLALGGAGELAATSSFPLLEQFAGDGFHADGDDVLTVTETSRGLNFEYKWEAGRGAEAFPPPGGAGSPGRASRLELCAPDGAPPGVVPVLSAHSPSLGSEYFIRLEEPTPAAGHEPDCAGCTPSPLAADLLPDAGDQDNDSEGSTAASLAMEPLLGHEPPAEGSWGHCDYYGRGSHARDPPCPLGSPSPGTLGLAQPGEEDTDWGAAAFCPPFLEDPLGTSPSGSSGARPSPGGEEVGEAEACRAAQLRHWSSNVSANNNSGSRAPGPWAPGCVGGCMGCCPGAEHALQAVPELARPLALEDAREPLLRLQGASSGLELGRCLGPPHLCPAGGLAPATCLVTSSWTQGAVGWGDSPQTEPRLAEEAEGSSRAQRPLPSIPAPSQEGALLPAEEAGALATLPALPLPAGSWETAPEVAPSPESRTGSPGLEAPVREDEDTTEATSGVFTDLSSDGPPAGKLDVTPAFCSLQKQVGTPDSVDSLDIPSSASDGGGCEVFSPSVTGTPGGQPRALDSGYDTENYESPEFVLKEAHEPCEPEAFGELVSEGESPGPKTQLPTSLGGFGEKNPYRDSAYFSDLDTDPEASSGPPEKGGGALASRLELDLESPGLQSAQPSPESGVPGGTQGPGPREVPPLRLLPPEDAFPEQSTCPESPRLEPPWAPGLSPGRPKVFQLTPVPLSSESPRPDLQEAQQGRTGGPGAPRTPLGLALPALPAAAEGRPEEEEEDSEDSDESDEELRCYSIQEPSEDSEEEAPPVPVVVAESQGARKLRSLLKMPSLLSEAFCEDLERKKKAVSFFDDVTVYLFDQESPTRELGEPFPGAKESPPAFPAGSPHAPGAPARPPRADTAPDGSAAEEGGGLAWGDGFPRGAVPEAAPPAAPPAAPPAAPPKPAAPGPFSRFTVSPAPASRFSITHVSDSDAGPVGGPVAGAGGSCEEA